In Polaribacter sp. Hel_I_88, the following proteins share a genomic window:
- a CDS encoding efflux RND transporter periplasmic adaptor subunit produces MKNIYVILLATVLFASCADKKEVSLEDVLATNDITQLKTKKSDITAKQQELAADLKLINDKIDALDENKNMPLITTYKVKEEVFTHFIELQGNVQTKQNVLIYPEMPGILESVYVKEGQKVSKGQILAKIDDGGMSQQLAQLEANAAFAKTTFERQKRLWDQKIGSEIQYLQTKTAYESQQSAVDQIKSQLGKATIRAPFSGIIDDVFKERGTVVAPGQGSEIFRIVNLSNMYIETEVPETYIGSITENKKVEVNFPVLGETVTSKVRQVGNFINPNNRSFKIEIGVPNLSGNVKPNLTARLKLNDYTSENAVLIPQSIISENANGEQFIYIIKGKNANDEAVAERLIIETGKTQGDMIEVTKHLPADSEIIMEGARSVNNGQAVKVINK; encoded by the coding sequence ATGAAAAATATATATGTAATCTTATTAGCAACAGTTCTTTTTGCTTCTTGTGCAGATAAAAAAGAGGTTTCTTTAGAGGATGTTCTTGCAACAAACGACATTACTCAACTAAAAACTAAGAAATCAGACATTACTGCTAAACAACAAGAATTAGCAGCAGATTTAAAACTAATCAATGATAAAATTGATGCTTTAGACGAGAATAAGAACATGCCTTTAATTACAACTTACAAAGTAAAAGAGGAGGTTTTTACGCACTTTATAGAACTACAAGGAAATGTACAAACCAAACAAAACGTTTTAATTTATCCTGAAATGCCAGGAATTTTAGAAAGCGTTTACGTAAAAGAAGGTCAAAAAGTTTCTAAAGGGCAAATTTTAGCAAAAATTGATGATGGAGGAATGTCTCAACAGTTAGCGCAATTAGAGGCAAATGCTGCTTTTGCAAAAACTACTTTTGAACGTCAAAAAAGATTATGGGATCAAAAAATTGGATCAGAAATACAGTATTTACAAACTAAAACAGCCTACGAATCTCAACAAAGTGCTGTAGATCAAATAAAAAGTCAATTAGGAAAAGCTACAATTAGAGCACCTTTTTCTGGAATTATAGATGATGTTTTTAAAGAAAGAGGAACTGTAGTGGCTCCAGGACAAGGCTCAGAAATTTTTAGAATTGTTAACCTGTCTAATATGTATATAGAAACTGAAGTGCCAGAAACTTATATTGGTAGCATTACAGAAAATAAAAAAGTAGAAGTTAATTTTCCTGTTTTAGGCGAAACTGTAACATCAAAAGTAAGACAGGTTGGTAATTTTATCAACCCAAATAATAGATCTTTTAAGATTGAAATTGGTGTGCCAAATTTAAGCGGAAATGTAAAACCAAACTTAACTGCAAGGTTAAAACTAAATGATTACACTAGTGAAAATGCAGTTTTAATTCCACAAAGTATTATTTCTGAAAACGCAAATGGTGAGCAATTTATTTATATCATAAAAGGTAAAAATGCTAATGATGAAGCTGTTGCAGAACGTTTAATTATCGAAACAGGAAAAACACAAGGAGACATGATTGAGGTTACAAAACATCTTCCTGCAGATTCAGAAATTATTATGGAAGGTGCAAGAAGTGTTAACAATGGTCAGGCTGTAAAAGTGATCAATAAATAA
- a CDS encoding TetR/AcrR family transcriptional regulator: protein MKEKIIEKSNELFLNLGFKSVTMDEIANSLGVSKKTIYKYFKNKTDLIDGVTNHIFDTICCGIDEICEQKGNPIDDLFNIKQFVMTHLKDEKSSPQYQLQKYYPKIYSSLKQKQFKVMQGCVLENLKYGIEIGVYRKGIDIEFISRIYFNGLTGIKDKEMFPLKNYSMKTLMNYYYEYHLRGICTPLGLEKLEHQLKINQL from the coding sequence ATGAAAGAAAAAATAATAGAAAAATCAAACGAATTATTCTTAAACTTAGGTTTTAAGAGTGTAACTATGGATGAGATTGCGAATTCTCTTGGTGTATCAAAAAAAACAATTTATAAGTATTTTAAAAATAAAACCGATTTAATTGATGGCGTTACAAATCATATTTTTGATACAATTTGTTGTGGAATAGATGAAATTTGTGAGCAAAAAGGAAATCCTATTGATGACCTTTTTAACATCAAACAGTTTGTGATGACGCATTTAAAAGACGAAAAGTCTTCTCCTCAATATCAACTACAAAAATACTATCCTAAAATTTATAGCTCTTTAAAACAAAAGCAATTTAAAGTGATGCAAGGCTGCGTTTTAGAAAATTTAAAATACGGAATAGAAATAGGGGTTTACAGAAAAGGAATTGATATAGAATTCATATCACGAATTTACTTTAATGGCCTTACAGGTATTAAGGATAAAGAGATGTTTCCTCTAAAAAATTATTCTATGAAAACGCTTATGAATTATTATTACGAATATCATTTAAGAGGAATTTGCACTCCTTTAGGTCTAGAAAAATTAGAACATCAACTTAAAATTAATCAATTATAA
- a CDS encoding DUF6266 family protein, translated as MGKISQGILGGLSGKVGNVIGGSWKGIDYLRIKPSSVANPRTEGQVNQRNKFTISLEYLQANKDFIKVGYKAFATKKTEFNAAMSYVLNNGVIGTAPNFSIDYSLALLSRGSLSSPLNGSVDLSIANQVTFDWDDNSADGNANATDKAMVLAYNVSKKESIYILDGAQRSATSQVLSLPASYTGENVELFMAFVSVDGKIVSNSVYLGSGTVA; from the coding sequence ATGGGAAAAATCTCACAAGGAATTTTAGGCGGCTTATCTGGTAAAGTCGGAAATGTTATTGGTGGTAGCTGGAAGGGAATTGATTATTTAAGAATCAAACCTTCAAGTGTTGCAAATCCAAGAACAGAAGGGCAAGTAAATCAACGTAATAAATTTACAATATCGTTAGAATACTTGCAAGCTAATAAAGACTTTATAAAGGTAGGTTATAAGGCTTTTGCAACAAAGAAAACAGAATTTAATGCAGCAATGTCTTACGTTCTAAATAATGGAGTAATTGGAACAGCACCTAATTTTAGTATTGACTATTCATTAGCTTTATTAAGTAGAGGTAGTTTATCAAGTCCATTAAATGGTAGTGTAGATTTATCAATTGCAAATCAGGTTACTTTTGATTGGGATGATAATTCAGCAGATGGTAATGCGAATGCAACAGATAAAGCTATGGTGTTAGCTTATAATGTATCAAAAAAGGAATCCATTTATATATTAGATGGCGCACAAAGAAGTGCCACTTCACAAGTTTTGTCATTGCCAGCTTCCTATACAGGAGAGAATGTAGAGCTGTTTATGGCGTTTGTTTCTGTAGATGGTAAGATTGTATCAAATAGTGTTTACTTAGGCTCTGGTACAGTGGCTTAA
- a CDS encoding polyprenyl synthetase family protein — MDILHYQKEFLHYLESKEWVQEPKNLYEPIDYILKLGGKRIRPILTLMAADIFGADFKKALPAALAVEVFHNFTLVHDDIMDDAPIRRGKPTVHEKWDISTGILSGDAMLILAYKYFENYEPIVFQKLAKLFSKTALEVCDGQQLDVDFETRNDVTIDAYINMIRLKTSVLVAAALKMGAIVAETKDENAELIYDFGLNLGLAFQLQDDYLDTFGDAETFGKQIGGDIMENKKTYLYLKSLEVASEEDKGKLAFFYRQKLKDNSFKVPEVTRIFKMNDIPYLVTQEIEKYTQKAFDTLSKMTISNDSKEKLKSFGLWLMKRDV; from the coding sequence TTGGACATTTTACATTATCAAAAGGAGTTTTTACACTATTTAGAATCTAAAGAGTGGGTGCAAGAGCCAAAAAATTTGTACGAACCTATAGATTACATTTTAAAATTAGGAGGTAAAAGAATTCGCCCAATTTTAACATTGATGGCTGCAGATATTTTTGGAGCCGATTTTAAAAAGGCATTACCAGCGGCTTTAGCTGTTGAGGTTTTTCATAATTTCACTTTGGTTCATGACGATATTATGGATGATGCACCCATTAGAAGAGGAAAGCCAACTGTTCATGAAAAATGGGACATAAGCACAGGAATTCTTTCTGGGGATGCTATGCTAATTTTAGCCTATAAATATTTTGAAAATTATGAACCTATCGTTTTTCAGAAATTAGCAAAATTATTTAGCAAAACTGCTTTAGAGGTTTGTGATGGACAACAATTAGATGTAGATTTTGAAACCAGAAATGATGTTACCATTGATGCTTACATAAATATGATTCGTTTAAAAACATCGGTTTTAGTAGCTGCTGCTCTAAAAATGGGGGCAATTGTTGCAGAAACTAAAGATGAAAACGCAGAATTAATCTATGATTTTGGTTTAAATCTTGGTTTGGCTTTCCAGTTACAAGATGATTATTTAGATACATTTGGTGATGCTGAAACGTTTGGAAAGCAAATAGGTGGTGATATTATGGAAAATAAAAAAACCTATTTATATTTAAAATCTCTAGAGGTTGCAAGTGAAGAAGATAAAGGGAAATTAGCATTTTTTTACAGACAAAAATTAAAAGACAATTCTTTTAAAGTACCAGAAGTTACAAGGATTTTTAAGATGAATGATATCCCTTATTTAGTAACTCAAGAAATAGAAAAATATACACAAAAAGCATTCGATACGCTTTCTAAAATGACTATCAGTAATGATAGCAAGGAAAAACTAAAATCTTTTGGATTATGGTTGATGAAAAGAGACGTATAA
- a CDS encoding helix-turn-helix transcriptional regulator, whose amino-acid sequence MNKSAEQDFDFLDDILEEISSVEMKKTEQRMLNAAKIREAMDVKGWNNTRLLKALDMKSPSIITKWLSGTHNFTQDTLIEIGEVLNIDFFAKEKQDITISFSYPVMENKTNGFDSYSSLDYILNANQINTLGSQQSNCRQYQA is encoded by the coding sequence ATGAATAAATCAGCAGAACAAGATTTTGATTTTTTAGATGATATTTTAGAAGAAATATCATCTGTAGAAATGAAAAAAACAGAACAGCGTATGCTTAATGCAGCAAAAATTCGTGAAGCTATGGATGTTAAAGGTTGGAATAATACCAGACTTTTAAAAGCATTAGATATGAAAAGCCCAAGTATAATTACTAAATGGCTTAGTGGTACTCATAATTTTACTCAAGACACCTTGATTGAAATAGGTGAAGTATTAAATATTGATTTCTTTGCGAAAGAAAAACAAGATATTACTATTAGTTTTAGTTATCCTGTAATGGAAAATAAAACAAATGGTTTTGATAGTTATAGTAGTTTAGATTATATACTTAATGCTAATCAGATTAATACATTAGGTTCTCAACAATCTAATTGCAGACAATACCAAGCTTAA
- a CDS encoding TolC family protein, translating to MKRYIYILSFFAFVLTTTAQEKTMQLSLDEAIAFALENSYNAKAAKNDIKAANEKVWETTAIGLPQVNAAVDYQNFLKQPVSLLPAAAFDNTSSTVQTVEDFFDLQANREPTAPGGFIPVVFGTPQNMNATVTLTQLLFDGSYLVGLQASKTFLKITTQAEEKTELLTREAVVNAYGNVLVTQSSISILESNIKILSKNYEDAKKIYENGLNEEEDVEQLEITLGNLKNQLKSVQRMEEIAYQMLNLSLGSSINTTLILTDSLESLATDNIQLGLISEPFNVNNHIDFRIAENNREGSLLNVKLEKSKYLPTLSAFVNYGTQAFSDSFTFFDSSQRWFESSLLGVSLNVPIFSSFSRKSKVSQAKLELENADLRLEETKQRLSLQAQKAQNDYQFSIENYQTAKKNVGLAERIEKKQRIKFFEGISSSFDLLQAQNQLYSQQQSYIQSMLDVISNKAALENALNLPINTTK from the coding sequence ATGAAGAGATATATTTACATCCTTTCTTTTTTTGCCTTTGTACTAACCACAACTGCACAAGAGAAAACAATGCAACTTTCTTTGGATGAAGCTATTGCTTTCGCTTTAGAAAATAGTTACAATGCAAAAGCTGCTAAAAACGATATAAAAGCTGCAAACGAAAAAGTTTGGGAAACAACCGCTATTGGTTTGCCACAAGTGAATGCAGCTGTAGACTATCAAAACTTTTTAAAACAACCTGTTTCATTATTACCAGCAGCAGCTTTCGATAATACAAGTTCTACTGTACAAACTGTAGAAGATTTTTTTGATTTGCAAGCAAACAGAGAACCAACTGCTCCAGGTGGTTTTATACCGGTTGTTTTTGGAACGCCACAAAACATGAATGCCACTGTAACCTTAACACAGTTACTTTTTGACGGTTCTTACCTTGTAGGTTTGCAGGCATCAAAAACTTTCTTAAAAATTACAACACAAGCTGAAGAAAAAACTGAATTATTAACAAGAGAGGCTGTTGTAAACGCTTATGGAAATGTATTGGTTACTCAAAGTAGTATTTCCATCTTAGAAAGTAACATTAAAATTCTTTCAAAAAATTATGAAGATGCTAAAAAAATCTACGAAAATGGTTTGAATGAGGAAGAAGATGTAGAGCAACTTGAAATTACTTTAGGGAATCTTAAAAACCAACTAAAGAGCGTGCAAAGAATGGAGGAAATAGCGTATCAAATGCTAAATCTTTCTTTGGGTAGTTCTATAAATACAACCTTAATTTTAACGGATTCTTTAGAGAGTTTAGCTACTGACAATATTCAATTAGGATTAATTTCTGAACCTTTTAATGTAAATAATCATATCGATTTTAGAATTGCAGAAAACAATAGAGAAGGCAGTCTTTTAAATGTAAAATTAGAAAAAAGCAAATATTTACCAACTTTAAGTGCTTTTGTAAATTATGGTACACAAGCTTTTTCTGATTCTTTTACCTTTTTTGATAGCAGTCAACGTTGGTTTGAATCTTCTCTTTTAGGGGTGAGTTTAAACGTGCCTATTTTTAGTAGTTTTAGTAGAAAATCAAAAGTATCACAGGCAAAATTAGAGCTAGAAAATGCAGATTTACGTTTAGAGGAAACAAAACAACGTTTAAGCTTACAAGCTCAGAAAGCCCAAAACGATTATCAATTTAGCATCGAAAATTATCAAACAGCTAAAAAGAATGTTGGTTTGGCAGAAAGAATCGAAAAGAAACAACGTATAAAATTCTTTGAAGGTATTTCTTCTAGTTTCGATTTATTACAGGCACAAAACCAATTGTACAGCCAACAACAAAGCTACATACAATCTATGTTAGATGTAATTTCTAACAAAGCAGCTTTAGAAAACGCATTAAACTTACCAATTAACACAACTAAATAA
- a CDS encoding type I restriction endonuclease subunit R: MSTQPEQVLENQLIEQLSNEGYTKVTIPNEASLLSNLKTQLEKHNKITFTDKEFERVLNILSKGSVFEKAKTLREKQHIVRDNGDNLYFEFLNTEHWCQNQYQVTNQVTIEGSYKNRYDVTLLVNGLPLVQIELKRRGLEMKEAFNQINRYQRHSFGAKSALFQYVQIFVISNGVNTKYYANNRHQSFKQTFFWADKENKRLTNILNGFTSEFLEPCHISKMICKYIVLNETHKILMVLRPYQYYAVESIIDKVKNSTHNGYIWHTTGSGKTLTSFKASQIIMKMPQVKKVVFVVDRKDLDYQTTKEFNSFSKGSIDGTDNTKALVKQFSDDTKIIVTTIQKLNTAISKKNYLAKMEKMKEERIVFIFDECHRSQFGETHNRIKAFFNNYQMFGFTGTPIFADNAVKNELGKRTTKELFGDCLHKYVITDAIKDENVLKFAVEYVGKYKQKESATEIDIEVEDIDRKELMESPKRLEKIADYIIANHNRKTHNKEFTGMFCVGSTDMLVDYYDILHRKKVEGLHNLKIATIFSYVANEDDADANGYIPEEVSVVEESPALYGLNLHKRDKLESYIGHYNEMFGSNFSTKDSQSFYNYYNDISKKVKERKIDILLVVNMFLTGFDSPSLNTLYVDKNLKYHGLIQAYSRTNRIINEQKSQGNIVVFRNLKKVTDQAITLFSNKEAIDVIIMKPYEEYTQKFNEAFINLLKVTPTVNSVNELVSEEDELEFIKAFRELMRLKNTMTTFANFDWEDLAMAEQLFNDYRSKYLDLWQKTKHDNAKEKVSILDDVDFELELIHRDEINVTYILKLLASLKDVKKEEQEAKKKEVVDLLTGEANLRSKRELIEKFIEDNLPAIDDSETIPQEFEKFWSEEQQKAFEVFVKEENLSSEKTQKLIEDYLYAEREPLRDELLDLIVGTKPNVLKRKSIGDRILNKVVNFVETFINGMDN, translated from the coding sequence ATGAGTACACAACCAGAACAAGTATTAGAAAATCAGTTAATAGAACAGTTATCAAATGAAGGCTATACAAAAGTTACTATTCCAAATGAAGCTTCTTTATTATCTAATTTAAAAACACAGTTAGAAAAGCATAATAAAATTACGTTTACTGATAAAGAGTTTGAGCGTGTTTTAAATATTCTAAGCAAAGGTTCTGTATTTGAGAAAGCCAAAACACTAAGAGAAAAACAGCATATTGTTAGAGATAACGGAGATAATTTATATTTCGAGTTTTTAAATACCGAGCATTGGTGTCAAAATCAATATCAAGTTACCAATCAAGTAACAATAGAGGGCAGTTATAAAAATCGTTATGATGTTACTTTATTAGTTAATGGTTTACCATTAGTGCAAATTGAATTAAAGCGTAGAGGCTTAGAAATGAAAGAAGCCTTTAATCAAATAAACCGTTATCAAAGACATTCATTTGGTGCTAAATCTGCATTGTTTCAATACGTACAAATATTTGTAATTAGTAACGGTGTTAATACCAAATACTATGCTAATAACAGGCATCAATCATTTAAACAAACATTCTTTTGGGCAGATAAAGAAAACAAACGTTTAACCAATATTTTAAATGGTTTTACAAGTGAGTTTTTAGAGCCTTGTCATATCTCTAAAATGATATGTAAATACATTGTATTAAACGAAACGCATAAAATATTAATGGTGCTAAGACCGTATCAATATTATGCAGTAGAAAGCATTATAGATAAGGTTAAAAATAGCACGCATAACGGTTATATTTGGCACACTACAGGTTCAGGTAAAACGTTGACTTCTTTTAAAGCAAGTCAAATAATTATGAAAATGCCACAAGTTAAAAAGGTGGTATTTGTAGTAGATAGAAAAGATTTAGATTACCAAACTACTAAAGAGTTTAATAGCTTCTCTAAAGGCAGTATAGATGGTACAGATAATACAAAAGCATTAGTAAAACAGTTTAGTGATGATACCAAGATTATTGTAACTACCATTCAAAAGCTAAATACAGCAATTAGTAAAAAGAACTATTTAGCGAAGATGGAGAAAATGAAAGAGGAGCGTATCGTCTTTATTTTTGATGAATGTCATCGTAGCCAATTTGGTGAAACACACAATCGTATAAAAGCATTTTTCAATAACTATCAAATGTTTGGTTTTACAGGCACACCAATATTTGCAGATAATGCAGTTAAAAATGAATTAGGTAAACGTACTACAAAAGAATTATTTGGAGATTGTTTACATAAGTACGTGATTACAGATGCTATTAAAGATGAAAATGTATTAAAGTTTGCAGTAGAATATGTTGGTAAATACAAACAAAAAGAATCAGCAACAGAAATAGATATTGAAGTAGAAGATATTGACCGTAAAGAGTTAATGGAATCACCAAAACGTTTAGAGAAAATAGCAGATTATATTATAGCAAATCACAACCGTAAAACACACAATAAAGAATTTACAGGAATGTTTTGTGTGGGTAGTACAGATATGTTGGTAGATTATTATGATATATTACATCGTAAAAAAGTAGAAGGGTTACACAATCTTAAAATAGCAACCATATTTAGTTATGTAGCTAATGAAGACGATGCAGATGCAAATGGATATATTCCAGAAGAAGTTTCGGTTGTAGAAGAATCGCCTGCCTTATATGGTTTGAATTTACATAAAAGAGATAAGCTAGAAAGTTATATAGGGCATTATAATGAAATGTTTGGTTCTAATTTCTCAACAAAAGATAGTCAGTCATTTTACAATTATTACAACGATATATCAAAGAAAGTAAAAGAACGTAAAATTGATATTCTATTAGTGGTAAATATGTTTTTAACAGGTTTTGATAGTCCATCATTAAATACATTATATGTAGATAAGAATTTAAAATATCACGGATTAATACAAGCATATTCAAGAACAAATAGAATTATAAACGAGCAAAAATCGCAAGGTAACATTGTAGTATTTCGTAATCTTAAAAAAGTAACAGATCAAGCAATAACACTCTTTAGTAATAAAGAAGCTATAGATGTTATTATAATGAAGCCTTATGAAGAATATACACAGAAATTCAATGAGGCATTTATTAATTTATTAAAAGTAACACCAACAGTAAATAGTGTTAATGAATTAGTAAGTGAAGAAGATGAATTAGAGTTCATTAAAGCATTTAGAGAATTAATGCGTTTAAAAAACACAATGACAACCTTTGCTAATTTCGATTGGGAAGATTTAGCAATGGCAGAACAGTTGTTTAATGATTATAGAAGTAAGTATCTTGATTTATGGCAGAAAACAAAACACGATAATGCAAAAGAAAAAGTATCTATACTTGATGATGTAGATTTTGAATTAGAATTAATTCATAGAGACGAAATCAATGTTACTTATATTCTAAAACTGTTGGCATCATTAAAAGATGTTAAGAAAGAAGAACAAGAAGCTAAGAAAAAAGAGGTAGTAGATTTATTAACTGGAGAAGCTAATTTAAGAAGTAAGCGAGAATTAATAGAAAAGTTTATTGAAGATAATTTACCTGCAATAGACGATTCTGAAACAATACCACAAGAGTTTGAAAAGTTCTGGTCAGAAGAACAACAAAAAGCATTTGAAGTATTTGTAAAAGAAGAAAATCTATCATCAGAAAAAACACAAAAACTTATTGAAGATTATCTATATGCAGAAAGAGAACCGTTACGTGATGAATTATTAGATTTAATAGTAGGTACAAAGCCAAATGTTTTAAAACGTAAATCAATAGGAGATAGAATCTTAAATAAAGTAGTAAACTTTGTAGAGACTTTTATTAATGGAATGGATAATTAA